Sequence from the Papaver somniferum cultivar HN1 unplaced genomic scaffold, ASM357369v1 unplaced-scaffold_150, whole genome shotgun sequence genome:
TTAGTTAATACATAAAATAATATTTCTTAGATCCCATTCCAGGCTGTTCCTTACTTCCTACTTCATCAACTGCCAAGTCAACTCATCTAGTCAGAGACAGTCAACAGAAAACAAAGAACACCTTCCATGGATCTCCTGTGTTTCTTCTCTCTATAACTCTGAAAACAGAAGAGAGACAGAGACAGAGTTAAAGATGAAGTCAGAAACATTAACTTTAGTGTTAGTGAATTTAGCAGGAATGATGGAAAGAGCAGATGAATCGTTATTACCAGGTGTTTATAAAGAAGTTGGAGCAGCTTTACATACTGATCCAACTGGTTTAGGTTCATTAACTCTTTTCCGTTCAATAGTTCAATCTCTTTGTTATCCATTGGCGATGTATTTTGCTGTTCGTCATGATCGTACTCATGTCATTGCTCTTGGTGCTTTCCTTTGGGCTGCCGCTACTTTCTTGGTTGGATTCTCTTCCACATTCTTTCAGGTACTTTCTCTTGATGTATTTTCCCAAGTTGTTTAAACCCACATTTATGTGGATTCAATAATTCCATTTGCTTGTTGTAGGGTTTGAATTTCAATTTGACTTTTTTGAATTTAAGATTCTAGATCCAAAATAGATGTCGGTGGGTATATGTTTGTTCATGGTTATTTACCGCTGTCTAAACATTTATCATTGGCTCATGGTGTGCCCACTCACCTAAAATCACACTCCACTATCTAGTACAGGAACTCGATGGCTGTTTGTGCAATGTCTAGATTTCATTGTCCATGCATAATTTCTTTCATTTTGGTGCACTTGAGAATGCCAAAACGGTGAATGTTGTAAGTTGATAGATTTTGTTTATGGTACTCAGGTGGCCGTTTCACGTGGTTTGAATGGTATTGGACTAGCTATGGTTACACCAGCCATTCAGTCCCTTGTTGCTGATTCAACTGAGGACCATAACCGCGGTGTAGCTTTCGGTTGGCTTGGGCTAACAGGAAATATTGGGTCAATTCTGGGTGGCCTTTTATCAATTCTTCTGGCTTCCACTTCATTCATGGGTATTGCTGGTTGGAGAATTTCATTCCATCTCGTTGCAGTTGTAAGCATCGTAGTTGGAATTTTGGTGCGATTGTATGCTAAAGATCCTATGTTTGTAGAGAAAAACAGTGTGAATGGGGATTCAAGTCCAGGAAAATCATTATTATTAGAGTTGAAGGAGTTTCTTGAAGAAGCAAAATCCGTGATGAAAATCCCCTCCTTTCAGATTTTAATAGCACAGGGTGTTAGTGGATCATTTCCATGGTCGGCTTTAGCATTCGCACCAATGTGGTTAGAACTTATTGGCTTCACCCACAAAGAAACAGCTTTCCTCTGGAGTATGTTTCAAGTTGCATGTTCTATTGGGGGACTTTTTGGTGGAAAGATGGGAGACATACTCTCTATCCATCTCCCAAACTCGGGAAGGATCATTTTATCTCAGATAAGTGCAGGTTCATTCATCCCACTAGCATGGATTCTGATGTTTGGATTACCTGATGATCCATCCACTGCACTCAAACATGGTCTGGCTTTGTTCATCATGGGACTGTTTACGTCATGGAATGTCGCGGCGACAAACTAGTAAGAGTCTCTATTTGATCCCAATTACCCTTTTTGAATTAAGGAGAACTTGTGCTGCTAAGTTGCAAAATGAATATTAAACCCAGCATATATGTTTGAGTTCTGAAATTAGAAGACGTTTGCCTTTCTGAAATTTAACCCACTCATATATGTTCTGTTTCATGCTTGCTTTTGGTACTCCTGAGAAACTCATCTTGATTGACCCAATGGATGGTAGCACTTGTTGTGAAGCTGCAATTTAGGATCCTGTTAGCGAAGAAAGTTGGCCTGTCCATGCTTAATTGTCAAGCTTTGGATATTAAGATATGAGCAGGTGGTTGTACAAACAATCTGGTAGAGACCATATTACTGAGAATCCTTGGTTTTAATATCAAGCTTTACCAAACACCATCTAGTAACCATTCTTCTTACTTAATCTCTGAGTGGCTTAGCTAATGAACCCCGGTGAATATGTACAATTGCATTTTGAAATGGCCAAAAAGGGCTTCCACAATTTACAAATCACGTTTATCCTCGATTCGAGTGACTTCTTAAATAATGACTGTGTGTGTATATTTTTCTTAGGAATTGATCTACTTACTTGAGCAAGTGCTGATATCTCATATCTATCATCTATGTTATATGCAGCCCAATATTTGCAGAgatagttcccaagaaatctcGAACAAGCATTTATGCTTTGGATCAATCCTTTGAATCTGTGTTAGCCTCTTTTGCTCCTCCAATAGTCGGACTTCTGTCCCAGCATGTTTTTGGTTATACACCTGCTCCTCAAGGGTCAAGCCAATCAGTTGAGTTAGAAACAGATCGGAAAAATGCAGCATCACTAGCCAAGGCACTTTACACATCAATAGCTATTCCGATTACAATTTGTGCACTCATTTACTCATTCCTATACTGTACATACCCTAGAGATAGAGACCGTGCAAAAATGAATGCAGTGATTGAATCAGAAATGGAGCAGTTGGAATCAGATAAACTTCCAATTGAAGGGAAATACTGTCAGATTCAGGCTTCTGAAGTTTATGAAAAGGAAACTGCGATTGAACTGGACTGC
This genomic interval carries:
- the LOC113335938 gene encoding uncharacterized protein LOC113335938; the encoded protein is MVNQGHKYWLFLTSYFINCQVNSSSQRQSTENKEHLPWISCVSSLYNSENRRETETELKMKSETLTLVLVNLAGMMERADESLLPGVYKEVGAALHTDPTGLGSLTLFRSIVQSLCYPLAMYFAVRHDRTHVIALGAFLWAAATFLVGFSSTFFQVAVSRGLNGIGLAMVTPAIQSLVADSTEDHNRGVAFGWLGLTGNIGSILGGLLSILLASTSFMGIAGWRISFHLVAVVSIVVGILVRLYAKDPMFVEKNSVNGDSSPGKSLLLELKEFLEEAKSVMKIPSFQILIAQGVSGSFPWSALAFAPMWLELIGFTHKETAFLWSMFQVACSIGGLFGGKMGDILSIHLPNSGRIILSQISAGSFIPLAWILMFGLPDDPSTALKHGLALFIMGLFTSWNVAATNYPIFAEIVPKKSRTSIYALDQSFESVLASFAPPIVGLLSQHVFGYTPAPQGSSQSVELETDRKNAASLAKALYTSIAIPITICALIYSFLYCTYPRDRDRAKMNAVIESEMEQLESDKLPIEGKYCQIQASEVYEKETAIELDCEVKDGLEVDDSDEKTLLTHE